One window from the genome of Rhinolophus ferrumequinum isolate MPI-CBG mRhiFer1 chromosome 22, mRhiFer1_v1.p, whole genome shotgun sequence encodes:
- the IGSF8 gene encoding immunoglobulin superfamily member 8 isoform X3 — MGALGPTPPPPLLLLLMLGVRCCAREVLVPEGPLYRVAGTAISISCNVTGYEGLDQQDFEWFLYRPEAPEAALGIVSTRDSHFSYAVFGPRVAAGEVQVQHLQGDAVVLKITRLQAQDAGVYECYTPSTDAHYLGSYSGKVELRVLPDGLQVSATSPGPRGRQAPTSPPRLTVHEGQELALGCLARSSTQKHTHLAVSFGRAMPEAPVVRGTLQEVVGLRPDLAVEAGAPYAERLAVGELRLGKEGAERYRMVVGGAQAEDAGTYHCTATEWIQDPDGSWAQIAEKRTVLAHVDVQTLSSQLAVAVGPGERRIGPGEPLELLCNVSGALPPPGRHAAYSVGWEMAPAGAPGPGHLVAQLDTEGVGSLGSGYEGRHIAMEKVASRTYRLRLEAARPSDAGTYRCLAKAYIRGSGARLREAASARSRPLPVHVREEGVVLEAVAWLAGGTVYRGETASLLCNISVRGGPPGLRLATSWWVERPEDGELSSASAQLVGGVGQDGVAELGVRPGGSPISVELVGPRSHRLRLHSLGPEDEGVYHCAPSAWVQHADYSWYQAGSARSGPVTVYPYTHALDTLFVPLLVGAGVALVTGATVLGTITCCFMKRLRKQ, encoded by the exons GAGTCCGGTGCTGTGCCCGAGAGGTGCTGGTCCCCGAGGGGCCACTGTACCGCGTGGCTGGCACAGCCATCTCCATCTCCTGCAATGTCACTGGCTATGAGGGACTTGACCAGCAGGACTTTGAGTGGTTCCTGTACAGGCCCGAGGCCCCAGAGGCTGCACTGGGCATTGTCAGTACCAGGGATAGCCACTTCTCCTATGCTGTCTTTGGGCCCCGCGTGGCAGCTGGTGAGGTACAGGTGCAACATCTGCAGGGTGATGCTGTGGTGCTTAAGATCACCCGCCTGCAGGCCCAGGACGCTGGCGTTTATGAGTGCTACACACCCTCCACTGATGCCCACTACCTGGGCAGCTACAGCGGCAAGGTGGAACTGAGAG TTCTTCCAGATGGGCTACAGGTGTCTGCTACCTCCCCAGGGCCCCGAGGCCGCCAGGCCCCGACTTCTCCCCCTCGCCTAACAGTGCATGAGGGGCAGGAGCTGGCACTGGGCTGCCTGGCACGGTCAAGCACACAGAAGCACACACACCTGGCGGTGTCCTTTGGACGAGCCATGCCCGAGGCGCCGGTGGTGCGAGGGACTCTGCAGGAAGTGGTGGGACTTCGGCCTGACCTGGCTGTGGAGGCCGGTGCTCCCTATGCTGAGCGGCTGGCTGTAGGGGAGCTGCGGCTGGGCAAGGAGGGGGCTGAGCGGTACCGCATGGTGGTGGGGGGCGCCCAGGCGGAGGATGCTGGCACCTACCACTGTACTGCCACTGAGTGGATTCAGGATCCTGATGGCAGTTGGGCCCAGATTGCGGAGAAGAGAACTGTCCTGGCCCATGTGGATGTGCAGACACTGT CCAGCCAGCTGGCAGTGGCAGTGGGGCCTGGTGAACGTCGGATTGGCCCAGGGGAGCCCTTGGAACTGCTATGCAATGTGTCAGGGGCACTACCCCCACCAGGCCGTCATGCTGCGTACTCTGTGGGCTGGGAGATGGCACCTGCAGGGGCACCTGGGCCTGGCCACCTGGTAGCCCAGTTGGACACAGAGGGTGTGGGCAGCCTGGGCTCTGGCTATGAGGGCCGGCACATTGCCATGGAGAAGGTGGCATCCAGAACCTATCGGCTACGGCTGGAGGCTGCCCGGCCTAGTGATGCAGGCACTTACCGCTGCCTTGCCAAGGCCTACATCCGAGGGTCTGGGGCCCGGCTTCGTGAAGCAGCCAGTGCCCGCTCCCGGCCCCTCCCAGTGCACGTGCGGGAGGAAG GTGTGGTGCTGGAGGCTGTGGCGTGGCTGGCAGGAGGCACAGTGTACCGCGGGGAGACCGCCTCCCTGCTCTGCAACATCTCTGTGCGGGGTGGGCCCCCAGGGCTGCGGCTAGCCACCAGCTGGTGGGTGGAGCGACCTGAGGATGGGGAGCTGAGCTCGGCCTCTGCCCAGCTGGTGGGTGGCGTAGGCCAGGATggtgtggcagagctgggggtcCGGCCTGGAGGAAGCCCTATCAGCGTGGAGCTTGTGGGGCCCCGAAGCCACCGGCTGAGACTACACAGCTTGGGGCCTGAAGATGAAGGCGTGTACCACTGTGCCCCCAGCGCCTGGGTGCAGCATGCCGACTATAGCTGGTACCAGGCAGGCAGTGCCCGCTCAGGGCCTGTCACAGTCTACCCCTACACGCATG
- the IGSF8 gene encoding immunoglobulin superfamily member 8 isoform X2: MIFEPLGTGCRGTPGSDILFGVRCCAREVLVPEGPLYRVAGTAISISCNVTGYEGLDQQDFEWFLYRPEAPEAALGIVSTRDSHFSYAVFGPRVAAGEVQVQHLQGDAVVLKITRLQAQDAGVYECYTPSTDAHYLGSYSGKVELRVLPDGLQVSATSPGPRGRQAPTSPPRLTVHEGQELALGCLARSSTQKHTHLAVSFGRAMPEAPVVRGTLQEVVGLRPDLAVEAGAPYAERLAVGELRLGKEGAERYRMVVGGAQAEDAGTYHCTATEWIQDPDGSWAQIAEKRTVLAHVDVQTLSSQLAVAVGPGERRIGPGEPLELLCNVSGALPPPGRHAAYSVGWEMAPAGAPGPGHLVAQLDTEGVGSLGSGYEGRHIAMEKVASRTYRLRLEAARPSDAGTYRCLAKAYIRGSGARLREAASARSRPLPVHVREEGVVLEAVAWLAGGTVYRGETASLLCNISVRGGPPGLRLATSWWVERPEDGELSSASAQLVGGVGQDGVAELGVRPGGSPISVELVGPRSHRLRLHSLGPEDEGVYHCAPSAWVQHADYSWYQAGSARSGPVTVYPYTHALDTLFVPLLVGAGVALVTGATVLGTITCCFMKRLRKQ; this comes from the exons GAGTCCGGTGCTGTGCCCGAGAGGTGCTGGTCCCCGAGGGGCCACTGTACCGCGTGGCTGGCACAGCCATCTCCATCTCCTGCAATGTCACTGGCTATGAGGGACTTGACCAGCAGGACTTTGAGTGGTTCCTGTACAGGCCCGAGGCCCCAGAGGCTGCACTGGGCATTGTCAGTACCAGGGATAGCCACTTCTCCTATGCTGTCTTTGGGCCCCGCGTGGCAGCTGGTGAGGTACAGGTGCAACATCTGCAGGGTGATGCTGTGGTGCTTAAGATCACCCGCCTGCAGGCCCAGGACGCTGGCGTTTATGAGTGCTACACACCCTCCACTGATGCCCACTACCTGGGCAGCTACAGCGGCAAGGTGGAACTGAGAG TTCTTCCAGATGGGCTACAGGTGTCTGCTACCTCCCCAGGGCCCCGAGGCCGCCAGGCCCCGACTTCTCCCCCTCGCCTAACAGTGCATGAGGGGCAGGAGCTGGCACTGGGCTGCCTGGCACGGTCAAGCACACAGAAGCACACACACCTGGCGGTGTCCTTTGGACGAGCCATGCCCGAGGCGCCGGTGGTGCGAGGGACTCTGCAGGAAGTGGTGGGACTTCGGCCTGACCTGGCTGTGGAGGCCGGTGCTCCCTATGCTGAGCGGCTGGCTGTAGGGGAGCTGCGGCTGGGCAAGGAGGGGGCTGAGCGGTACCGCATGGTGGTGGGGGGCGCCCAGGCGGAGGATGCTGGCACCTACCACTGTACTGCCACTGAGTGGATTCAGGATCCTGATGGCAGTTGGGCCCAGATTGCGGAGAAGAGAACTGTCCTGGCCCATGTGGATGTGCAGACACTGT CCAGCCAGCTGGCAGTGGCAGTGGGGCCTGGTGAACGTCGGATTGGCCCAGGGGAGCCCTTGGAACTGCTATGCAATGTGTCAGGGGCACTACCCCCACCAGGCCGTCATGCTGCGTACTCTGTGGGCTGGGAGATGGCACCTGCAGGGGCACCTGGGCCTGGCCACCTGGTAGCCCAGTTGGACACAGAGGGTGTGGGCAGCCTGGGCTCTGGCTATGAGGGCCGGCACATTGCCATGGAGAAGGTGGCATCCAGAACCTATCGGCTACGGCTGGAGGCTGCCCGGCCTAGTGATGCAGGCACTTACCGCTGCCTTGCCAAGGCCTACATCCGAGGGTCTGGGGCCCGGCTTCGTGAAGCAGCCAGTGCCCGCTCCCGGCCCCTCCCAGTGCACGTGCGGGAGGAAG GTGTGGTGCTGGAGGCTGTGGCGTGGCTGGCAGGAGGCACAGTGTACCGCGGGGAGACCGCCTCCCTGCTCTGCAACATCTCTGTGCGGGGTGGGCCCCCAGGGCTGCGGCTAGCCACCAGCTGGTGGGTGGAGCGACCTGAGGATGGGGAGCTGAGCTCGGCCTCTGCCCAGCTGGTGGGTGGCGTAGGCCAGGATggtgtggcagagctgggggtcCGGCCTGGAGGAAGCCCTATCAGCGTGGAGCTTGTGGGGCCCCGAAGCCACCGGCTGAGACTACACAGCTTGGGGCCTGAAGATGAAGGCGTGTACCACTGTGCCCCCAGCGCCTGGGTGCAGCATGCCGACTATAGCTGGTACCAGGCAGGCAGTGCCCGCTCAGGGCCTGTCACAGTCTACCCCTACACGCATG